CATTATCCAACATCGCTTTAAAATCCGAAACACGTTGCTCCGACTGCTTAATATTTTCAGCAATCAACAAATTGGTTTGCTGAGCCTTATAAAGACTCAAATAAAGATTTACTGCACGTATAGCCAATTGTTCTTTGCTCGCTACAGCATTGTATTCCTCGGCTTTCAATACATCCTTTGCAATAGCAATGCCGCCCTTAATTCTGCCACCGGTATAGATTGGCATACTCACCGAAGCCTGTCCTAACCACAATTGGTTTGCAGCGATATCTGGAGCAGATCCCCCCCCACCTAAAGCCAACTTTAAATTCACATTTGGAGTAGTCATAGCCATGTACTGTCCACTCAATTTTGCATCAGGAAGTTGTTTCGATTTGGCCGTTTCCACCTCGAGCTGCCTACCCCATATCTTGGTGTCGGCAGACTTCGCTTCCACGCTTTGATTTGCGGCCAAGTGAATTATTTCTTCCAAAGTCATGTGCTTGTTGTCCTGTGCCAACAAACCCATGGGACTTAAAAGCAATAAAGCACTCAAATTGGCCAACTTATTTTTCATATGTCAATAAAGCTTTAATTGTTGTCTGTATAAATTCTGTTAAAGTTGTTTCTATATAATTTGCATATTCTTCATCGTTATCGATATGCAACTGATCTTGCAAAAAGCAATGGTTCATCTGGAAATTCATAAAAGTTCCCATCATCATCGAATGGATTAAAATTGGATCATATCCACCTTTGAACACCCCCTGTTCTACACCTTCATTGATCACGGACGAGATAACCTCCAGGTTATGCAATTTGAGCTTCCTGAATGCTTCAGAGATCAGCATCCGCTGTTTTAGTGAACTTTCAATGGTAATAATATGATACAGCTTACGATGCGAATTCATCGATTTAATTGATCGATCTACCATCGCGTCTATTTTGTCCAGCGCATTGTCAATAAGCGCCAACTCATTCACATTGATCATAAAATCAGGGACACGCCACTCAAAAAACGTATCCAGCAACTTGTCCTTTGATCCAAAATAATAGTTGATCATTGCAACATTTACATTCGCTTCGTTGGCAATATCGCGCACGGAAGTCCCATCAAACCCTTTGGTTGCAAAAAGACGCTCAGCTACAAGTAAAATATCAATCTGTTTCTCGTTAAATTCCATTTTAAACCTCGATCTTTTAAAGATACCATCGCATATTCATAGCGATAATAAAAGACGTTCTCGCTAAATGCGCGACAAAGTTAAACAAACGTTTAATTTAAACAAGTGTTTAATTATTAAATTTGTGTAAAAAAAAACACCATTTCTGGTGTTCGCTATTTCAGATGGCATTTATTTCGCCAATGTTGGATGGGCTTGCTGCGCTATATTGGATGGGATTAGTTAAGGATCCGGTAGATCATTTCTTTTAAAATCTCTTCACTATTAAAATTGCTCGGCACATTCACACCTTTGGATTTCAAGTCGGTCTCCTTCAACACATGGAGCACATCGAAAGTTTTCCGTCTATTGTAATTTCGTGCGGCAAGCTCATATTCTTTCAGGAAGAATGGATGTACCCCCAATTCTTTTGCCGCAACCGATTTGTCGATTAGATAATGGTATTTGAGAATCTTCGTGAAGTAGGTAGCAATTTGTCCAATAACCATCACCAGTGGATTATTTTTGGGATTGGCCACAAAATAATCGACGATCTGATACGCTTTTAGGGCATTGCGTTTAGCCAATGCAGTATTTAATTCAAAAACATTATAATCTTTGGAAATACCAATATTCCGTTCAACATCTTCCATGCTTATTTCTTGGCTCTTTGGAACATTAAGCATCAGCTTATCAAGTTCATTGGCCACTTTTGATAGATCGTTACCAAGATAGTCCGCAATCATCACCGCAGCTTGCGGATGAATGCGCCAACCCGCATCTTTTACATATGTGCCGATCCAAGGGCCCACTTTATCGTCATATAGTTTGGCTGCATCGACGACTAAGCCTTTTTTTTCAAAAACTTTATAGATCTTTTTGCGTTTGTCAAATTTTCCATGTTTAAAACAAAACACAAGAATGGTGGTCGGTGTAAGATGCTCCAGGTATTTCGTCAGCAGTTCTTCTGTATCCGATTTCCATTTCAGCTCCTGTGCTTCCTTGATGATAATCACCTGATAATCGCTCAACATGGGATACCGTTTTGCGGCATTGACAACGGTAGACATATCAATATCTTTTCCGTAGAAAATCGATTGATCAAAGCCCTTCTGTGCTTCGTTCAGTACGGTCGTCTCCAACGCATCAGCAATGGTATCAATGAAATAACTCTCCTCACCTTGCAATAAATACACTGGTTTAAAAGACCTGTTCTTAATATCGGATAAGATCGGATTGATGTTCATATGTAAAACTATCGATAGTATTTATTTTCACTGGGCCCAATTAAGCTCTTTACACGCGGCAACTTGTCTAAAGTTGCTATGGAGTACCCGGTCTATTTATTTATTTTTTCACTGCAGATCGGTTGCCCCATTACTTTCCCGCATCCAAACAATCTGCTACAGTCTAAAATGTCCCATGTTATTGCATCTTCACATGGTGTATCTAGTTCGACTATGGACATTTTATAGGAAGCAAAATTACGATTTTAATGGCAATTTAAACGAGTAACCCTGCCGAATTAACGCTTTTATAATTGATTCATCTACTGTCACCACTTTAAGCTATTGGTTTAAAGCCATGAACATTTAGCACCACAAGTTCCACAATTCTGGTCAAGCAATACTGCCATAAAAGCAGACCTGAGTTTTTTTACAAAAAATCATCTTCGTCAGCAAAAAAACACCATATTTCATGCCTGATGAATGTATTTCTTTTGCTAAAAATTTAGTATATTTGTGTATGTTTTCACCGACTCCACTGAACTTACCACCGTATCAAGCTAAAATATCCAAAAAGAATAATGCGATTTACATCTTTGATGAGCTCAGAAAAAAGGACCTGGTGTTAACGCCGGAAGAATGGGTTAGACAGCATTGGATCAACTATTTGTCGCTCATGAAAAATTACCCCAAGGCACTGATGCATATCGAAGTTGGTTTGAAATTAAATAACCTGCAGAAACGAAGTGATTTGTTGATTTACAACAGCAGCGGGCATAAGGTCGTTTTAGCTGAATTTAAAGCGCCACACGTAAAAATTACCCAACAAGTATTTGAGCAAATTGCAAATTATAACACGGTTCACCGCATACCTTACTTGTTAGTGAGCAACGGCATGAATCATTACTATTGTAAAATTGATTTTAACAGGGAGTCTTACGAATTTTTGGAAGACCTTCCCAACTACAATGAAATTGACTAAGGAGCTATGCATGAAATAGATAAAAATTAATCCGGAGATTCAGTCTCCCATAGGTCTTAAACGGGGAGCACCGAAAAAATGTAAAGTAGATGTAAAACATCTTTTCAATTTATTTGATTTTTAAAATATAGTTTTATATTAGTCCTACAGAATAGAAAAAATAAAAAGATGAATATAGATAAAAACGAATTCAGAAAATATGCAGTAAAGCATCACCGTATTGGAAGTCAACATGTTGATAGCTTCATTGCACGTACAGAGACTAGCATTCCGACAAACCTTACACCTTACATCGTCGAAGAACGTCAATTGAACGTTGCTCAGATGGATGTATTTTCACGTTTGATGATGGACCGCATCATATTTTTAGGCAGCGGTATTGATGATCAGGTAGCCAACATTATTCAGGCACAGCTCCTGTTCTTACAGTCTACCGATGCACAACGTGATATCCAGATCTAC
The Sphingobacterium multivorum genome window above contains:
- the holA gene encoding DNA polymerase III subunit delta encodes the protein MNINPILSDIKNRSFKPVYLLQGEESYFIDTIADALETTVLNEAQKGFDQSIFYGKDIDMSTVVNAAKRYPMLSDYQVIIIKEAQELKWKSDTEELLTKYLEHLTPTTILVFCFKHGKFDKRKKIYKVFEKKGLVVDAAKLYDDKVGPWIGTYVKDAGWRIHPQAAVMIADYLGNDLSKVANELDKLMLNVPKSQEISMEDVERNIGISKDYNVFELNTALAKRNALKAYQIVDYFVANPKNNPLVMVIGQIATYFTKILKYHYLIDKSVAAKELGVHPFFLKEYELAARNYNRRKTFDVLHVLKETDLKSKGVNVPSNFNSEEILKEMIYRILN
- a CDS encoding TetR/AcrR family transcriptional regulator; protein product: MEFNEKQIDILLVAERLFATKGFDGTSVRDIANEANVNVAMINYYFGSKDKLLDTFFEWRVPDFMINVNELALIDNALDKIDAMVDRSIKSMNSHRKLYHIITIESSLKQRMLISEAFRKLKLHNLEVISSVINEGVEQGVFKGGYDPILIHSMMMGTFMNFQMNHCFLQDQLHIDNDEEYANYIETTLTEFIQTTIKALLTYEK
- a CDS encoding type I restriction enzyme HsdR N-terminal domain-containing protein translates to MFSPTPLNLPPYQAKISKKNNAIYIFDELRKKDLVLTPEEWVRQHWINYLSLMKNYPKALMHIEVGLKLNNLQKRSDLLIYNSSGHKVVLAEFKAPHVKITQQVFEQIANYNTVHRIPYLLVSNGMNHYYCKIDFNRESYEFLEDLPNYNEID